From the Desulfovibrio sp. JY genome, one window contains:
- the tadA gene encoding Flp pilus assembly complex ATPase component TadA yields MEKFTRLVSTCVKNGITDLHIRAGQPVAVRRNGHLHFQRDIVFDPAELEALLRELTTDRQRRMLAERWSLDFSSYLHDAQMRLNAFYSADGLGLAVRFLPSVIPDFEALNLHPSLRDLCSLPHGLILICGPTGNGKSTTIAAMIREINETRSCHIITLEDPIEYRFTSGKALVDQRELGAHFLSFEQGLQDVLREDGDVIMVGELRDPETMRLTVNAAEAGHVVIATLHAGTSEEALLRLCNAYGEGSQEYARAQIASCLAAVVVQRMEVLARVGFRAPVLSIVRTSSSVKNVIRENRLNQLEGIQQAGRNEGMFTFERYREEFLDQKARLTPPTLAFRPSPNTPAHVRPMEAPQFVPAAPCPEPAPAQNGAPEPPASQTSASPSRPPEAPLNGPYRIDDDLPLEELVAQMRKSMP; encoded by the coding sequence ATGGAAAAATTCACCCGACTCGTCAGCACCTGCGTCAAAAACGGCATCACCGACCTGCATATCCGGGCCGGCCAGCCCGTCGCCGTGCGCCGCAACGGCCATCTCCACTTCCAACGGGATATCGTTTTCGACCCGGCGGAATTGGAGGCCCTGCTGCGCGAACTGACAACCGACCGCCAGCGCAGGATGCTGGCCGAACGCTGGTCGCTCGACTTCTCGTCCTATCTTCATGACGCCCAGATGCGGCTCAACGCCTTCTACTCCGCCGACGGGCTGGGCCTGGCCGTGCGCTTTCTGCCCTCGGTCATCCCGGACTTCGAGGCCCTGAACCTCCACCCTTCCCTGCGCGACCTGTGCTCGCTTCCCCATGGCCTGATCCTCATCTGCGGCCCGACGGGCAACGGCAAATCCACCACCATCGCGGCCATGATCCGGGAAATCAACGAAACCCGCTCCTGCCACATCATCACCCTGGAAGACCCCATCGAATACCGCTTCACTTCGGGCAAGGCGCTGGTGGACCAGCGGGAGCTCGGCGCGCATTTCCTCTCCTTCGAGCAGGGATTGCAGGACGTGCTGCGCGAGGATGGCGACGTCATCATGGTGGGCGAGTTGCGCGACCCCGAGACCATGCGCCTGACCGTGAACGCCGCCGAGGCCGGCCACGTGGTCATCGCCACCCTGCACGCCGGCACTTCCGAGGAGGCGCTCCTGCGGCTGTGCAACGCCTACGGCGAAGGCTCCCAGGAATACGCCCGGGCCCAGATCGCCTCATGCCTGGCGGCGGTGGTGGTGCAACGCATGGAGGTGCTGGCCAGGGTGGGATTTCGCGCGCCGGTGCTTTCCATCGTGCGCACCAGCAGTTCGGTCAAAAACGTGATCCGGGAAAACCGCCTCAACCAGCTCGAAGGCATCCAACAGGCCGGCCGAAACGAAGGCATGTTCACCTTCGAGCGCTACCGGGAGGAATTCCTGGACCAGAAGGCACGGCTCACGCCCCCGACCCTGGCCTTTCGGCCAAGCCCCAACACCCCGGCCCACGTACGCCCCATGGAAGCGCCCCAGTTCGTCCCGGCAGCGCCCTGCCCCGAACCGGCCCCGGCCCAAAACGGCGCGCCCGAGCCTCCGGCCAGCCAGACATCCGCCTCGCCCTCCCGGCCGCCCGAAGCCCCGCTAAACGGTCCCTACCGCATCGACGACGACCTGCCCCTGGAGGAACTGGTGGCCCAGATGCGCAAGTCCATGCCCTGA
- a CDS encoding diguanylate cyclase, translating into MGKNESARIGFRVWLLVLTIFACVPMLLFSVISLGLLLRSQGEVERDRLRREAAALAGTLERHLAARVSMLTAIANSAAAKKGDLRLIYEHAARLVRQYPRLASITLADESGRTAFSTLHAFGTPLPETQNMDLLRHILQTGQAQVSGVFEGTISHRKVTVLGVALTTDSGARYCLENVLPVLELEAILAQQHLGEVWTSAVYGPGGNIIACHGPRLLVGDAAVDDQGNATVAKGPVEHVCESLDGTLVETSLAGVGQWGWTVSVSVPQQSFAAPLRRLLVKISLAGALCLLSAILASFWLARRLSRDVTRLATASAALAAGSPGLEGRVLIREMGEVRACLWAAHEREELALHDPLTGLAGRTRFWELARELEQKARDNPELGLAVMFIDLDGFKHVNDHHGHARGDWILQRTAAALRESLRDTDVAGRLGGDEFVVGLIAGREQLRQAATSIAERIVSRVRNLGYGIGCSIGVSLGRHYPPNLERSLSLADQAMYEAKAQGKNRYVVREDTVGG; encoded by the coding sequence ATGGGAAAAAACGAATCCGCCCGCATCGGCTTTCGTGTCTGGCTTTTGGTCCTGACGATCTTCGCCTGTGTCCCCATGCTGCTTTTTTCCGTCATCTCCCTGGGCCTGCTCCTGCGCAGCCAGGGCGAGGTCGAACGGGACCGGCTGCGCCGGGAGGCGGCCGCATTGGCCGGGACCCTGGAGCGCCATCTTGCCGCCAGGGTCAGCATGCTGACCGCCATCGCCAATTCGGCGGCCGCGAAAAAGGGCGACCTGCGCCTGATCTACGAGCATGCCGCCAGGCTGGTGCGGCAATACCCCCGGCTTGCCTCCATCACGCTGGCCGATGAATCCGGACGTACCGCCTTTAGCACGCTGCACGCGTTCGGCACCCCTTTGCCCGAAACCCAAAACATGGATTTGCTGCGGCATATCCTGCAAACGGGCCAGGCGCAGGTTTCGGGCGTCTTTGAAGGGACGATATCCCACCGCAAGGTCACGGTGCTGGGCGTTGCGCTCACGACGGATTCCGGAGCGCGGTATTGCCTGGAAAACGTCCTGCCCGTGCTCGAACTCGAGGCGATCCTGGCCCAACAGCATTTGGGCGAGGTCTGGACAAGCGCCGTTTACGGGCCGGGGGGCAACATCATTGCCTGCCATGGCCCGCGTCTTCTCGTCGGTGACGCCGCGGTGGACGACCAGGGAAACGCAACGGTCGCGAAGGGGCCGGTCGAGCATGTCTGCGAATCCCTGGACGGCACACTCGTGGAGACCTCCTTGGCCGGCGTGGGCCAGTGGGGCTGGACCGTTTCGGTAAGCGTCCCCCAACAGTCCTTTGCCGCGCCGCTTCGCCGTTTGCTGGTGAAGATCAGCCTGGCCGGCGCGCTTTGCCTCCTCTCCGCGATTTTGGCCTCGTTCTGGCTGGCCCGTCGCCTCAGTCGCGACGTGACCCGCCTGGCCACGGCCTCGGCCGCCCTGGCCGCCGGCTCGCCCGGCCTCGAGGGCCGTGTCCTCATCCGGGAAATGGGCGAGGTGCGGGCCTGCCTCTGGGCGGCTCACGAGCGGGAGGAGCTGGCCCTGCACGATCCCCTGACCGGGCTTGCCGGCAGGACGCGCTTCTGGGAACTGGCCCGCGAACTGGAACAAAAGGCCAGGGACAATCCGGAACTGGGGCTGGCCGTCATGTTCATCGACCTCGACGGCTTCAAGCACGTCAACGATCACCACGGCCATGCCCGGGGGGACTGGATACTGCAACGCACGGCCGCGGCCCTGCGCGAGAGCCTTCGCGACACGGACGTGGCCGGGCGGCTCGGCGGCGACGAATTCGTGGTTGGCCTGATCGCCGGCAGGGAGCAGTTGCGTCAGGCGGCCACCTCCATCGCCGAGCGCATCGTGTCCCGGGTCCGCAACCTCGGCTATGGCATCGGTTGCAGCATCGGCGTGTCGCTGGGCCGGCACTATCCTCCCAATCTGGAGCGCTCCCTCAGCTTGGCCGACCAGGCCATGTACGAGGCCAAGGCCCAGGGGAAGAACCGCTACGTCGTGCGCGAGGACACGGTCGGCGGCTGA